One window of the Candidatus Tisiphia endosymbiont of Sialis lutaria genome contains the following:
- the gatB gene encoding Asp-tRNA(Asn)/Glu-tRNA(Gln) amidotransferase subunit GatB: MAYIIGNTGKWQYVIGVEIHAQISSKSKLFSGSSNEFAAPPNSQVSLIDAAMPGMLPMLNEYCVHQAIKTGLGLNAKINLNSRFDRKNYFYPDLPQGYQISQFYHPIVQEGYLDIVTEQRTTKRIRINRLHLEQDAGKSIHDQSAHYSFIDLNRSGVGLMEIVTEPDLDSPEDAAEFVRKLRTLLRYIGSCDGDMEKGSLRCDANISVRLPGAPLGTRCEIKNINSIRNIMRAIEFEANRQVNLIEDGQTIIQETRLFDGDTGETRTMRLKEEAHDYRYFPDPDLLPIVISEELIEQLAQELPELPDAKIQRYMTEYSLNAYDAEVLVIDEQVAGYFEAAVSLCNPKILANWIISELFGQLNKNSISLSDCKITPKMLAQMVKLIEDGVISGKIAKVVFETMFETGQEPEKIIEEKDLVQMSDSGILSAIIDGILLENPDSVDSYRSGKDKLFGFFVGQVMKKTEGKANPNLVNVLLKEKLQ, translated from the coding sequence ATGGCTTATATTATTGGTAATACAGGTAAATGGCAATATGTGATAGGCGTCGAGATACATGCCCAAATTTCTTCAAAATCCAAACTTTTCTCTGGTAGTTCTAACGAATTTGCCGCTCCTCCTAATTCACAAGTATCTTTGATTGATGCAGCAATGCCTGGAATGTTACCAATGTTAAATGAATATTGTGTTCATCAGGCAATTAAAACTGGTCTTGGACTTAATGCGAAAATTAATCTTAATTCAAGATTTGATCGTAAAAATTACTTTTATCCTGATCTACCGCAGGGTTATCAAATTTCCCAATTTTATCATCCAATTGTCCAAGAGGGCTATTTGGATATAGTAACTGAACAGAGAACAACCAAAAGAATTAGAATTAATCGTTTGCATTTAGAACAAGATGCTGGTAAGTCCATTCATGATCAATCAGCTCATTATAGCTTCATTGATTTAAACCGTTCTGGTGTAGGATTAATGGAGATTGTTACTGAGCCAGACCTTGATTCGCCGGAAGATGCAGCAGAATTTGTTCGTAAACTCAGGACTTTGTTGAGATATATAGGAAGTTGTGATGGTGATATGGAAAAAGGCTCATTACGTTGTGATGCTAATATTTCGGTTAGGCTTCCTGGGGCTCCACTTGGCACAAGGTGTGAGATCAAGAATATCAATTCGATTCGTAATATCATGCGAGCAATAGAGTTTGAAGCAAATAGGCAAGTAAATTTAATTGAAGATGGGCAGACAATAATACAGGAAACTAGATTATTTGATGGAGATACTGGGGAGACTAGAACGATGCGTCTAAAAGAAGAAGCTCATGATTATCGATATTTCCCTGACCCAGATTTATTGCCAATAGTTATATCTGAGGAGCTAATAGAACAATTAGCTCAAGAGCTACCAGAATTACCGGATGCAAAAATTCAAAGATATATGACAGAGTATAGTTTAAATGCTTATGATGCTGAAGTTTTGGTAATTGATGAACAGGTGGCAGGTTATTTTGAAGCAGCAGTTAGCTTATGTAATCCAAAGATACTTGCTAATTGGATTATTAGTGAGTTATTTGGTCAGCTTAATAAAAATTCCATTAGCTTAAGTGACTGTAAAATTACCCCAAAAATGCTTGCTCAAATGGTGAAGCTAATAGAAGATGGGGTGATTTCCGGCAAAATTGCCAAAGTAGTTTTTGAAACTATGTTTGAAACTGGACAAGAACCGGAAAAAATTATTGAAGAAAAAGACTTAGTGCAAATGTCAGATAGTGGTATACTATCTGCTATAATTGACGGAATATTGTTGGAAAACCCTGACTCTGTTGATTCTTATAGAAGTGGTAAAGATAAATTATTTGGTTTTTTCGTTGGACAGGTAATGAAAAAAACTGAAGGAAAAGCAAACCCTAACCTAGTGAATGTTTTATTAAAGGAGAAATTGCAATAA
- the tsaD gene encoding tRNA (adenosine(37)-N6)-threonylcarbamoyltransferase complex transferase subunit TsaD — protein sequence MIKILGIESSCDDTGVAIVTSDKEILSNIVISQYQEHKAFQGVVPEIAARSHLQNLEKAVRYVLDETHLELSNIDGIAATSGPGLIGGVIVGSMFGRIVASVLKKSFIAVNHLEGHLLTARLTNKAEYPYLFLLVSGGHCQFVAVQALGKYKILGRTIDDSVGECFDKVAKMLNLPFPGGVEIEKRAKFGNPSKYVLPKPIIHQAGCDMSFSGLKTAVRILISKLQPIGEQEINDIAASFQYVVGEILSVKMLNSFKMYEEFISKSALPQKTCVLAGGVAANGYLKTILKHQAEKQGYVLLVPPAHLCTDNAAMIAYAGLERLQNNLTNSLDFCPRAKWSLEDL from the coding sequence ATAATTAAAATATTAGGTATTGAATCAAGTTGTGATGATACTGGCGTAGCAATAGTTACCTCAGATAAAGAGATTTTATCAAATATTGTTATTTCCCAATACCAAGAGCATAAGGCTTTTCAAGGGGTGGTACCGGAAATCGCTGCTAGGTCACATTTGCAAAATTTAGAAAAAGCAGTTAGGTATGTTTTAGATGAAACTCATCTTGAACTATCTAATATAGATGGAATCGCAGCTACTTCCGGTCCTGGCTTAATAGGTGGAGTAATAGTTGGCTCAATGTTTGGCAGAATAGTTGCTAGCGTCTTAAAAAAGTCGTTTATTGCAGTTAACCATTTAGAGGGGCATTTACTTACTGCTAGATTAACCAATAAGGCGGAATACCCATATTTATTTCTATTAGTTTCAGGTGGGCATTGCCAATTTGTTGCAGTCCAAGCATTGGGTAAATATAAAATTTTAGGACGGACTATCGATGATTCGGTAGGGGAGTGCTTTGATAAAGTAGCTAAAATGCTAAATTTGCCTTTTCCCGGAGGCGTAGAAATTGAGAAAAGAGCAAAATTTGGCAATCCATCTAAGTATGTTTTACCAAAACCCATTATTCATCAAGCTGGCTGTGACATGTCGTTTTCAGGTTTAAAGACGGCAGTACGCATATTAATATCTAAATTACAGCCTATAGGTGAACAAGAAATTAATGATATAGCCGCCAGTTTTCAATATGTAGTTGGAGAAATCTTGTCAGTAAAAATGCTTAATAGCTTTAAAATGTATGAGGAATTTATCAGTAAGTCGGCATTACCACAAAAAACCTGCGTACTTGCTGGTGGAGTTGCCGCTAATGGTTATTTAAAAACTATACTTAAGCATCAAGCGGAAAAACAGGGATATGTACTTTTAGTACCACCAGCACATTTATGCACCGATAATGCGGCTATGATTGCTTATGCTGGGCTAGAACGGCTGCAAAATAATCTTACTAACTCACTCGATTTCTGCCCTAGAGCAAAATGGAGCTTAGAGGATTTATAG